One Apis cerana isolate GH-2021 linkage group LG15, AcerK_1.0, whole genome shotgun sequence DNA window includes the following coding sequences:
- the LOC107993345 gene encoding MAP kinase-activating death domain protein isoform X9 has translation MDIQKKHLCPRLVDYLAIVGARLPSVSRQPVQVPELLRRYPVEDHKDFPLPLDMVYFCQPEGCTSVGPKRTALREATSFTFTLTDKDSGKTRYGICVNFYRPIERVGVAVGSGVSMKRDKYNTTFRRESWRKSMEKSTDSAFSSDYRSSAIGPSDSEKDCPSSRRDSDTSHIPSAPRLGITAPSGDSESGGSHSPSPRASRRRQRIRNHSLTSLCIISHHPFFSMFRECLFILKKIIDACNESSSPQKVGASRQTNRDTVWSVLTGQTLEGTPSIVLHDVREIETWILRLLSSPVPVPTKTRVEIEIVSQSMQPPLCFALPDHTRFSLVDFPLHLPLELLGVDICLKVLTLILLEHKIVLQSRDYNALSMSVMAFVTMIYPLEYMFPAIPLLPTCMSCAEQLLLAPTPFVIGIPATFLLYKTNFKMPDDIWLVDLDSNKINPPTGLGDQLPPLPEPEGTELKNHLKQAMQLMDQTGSGAMASMSIPQTLSQDTSPRTSLQAPSRRESLTSHLSTLSVSSMKHRPSIDHYPSPASSPGAGATSGHRRTSMSQSGGSSSPQKPFSSQTVQSFNPFIYGNDLDSVDVATRVAMVRFFNSQNLLANFTEHTRTLRLYPRPVVAFQINSFLRSRPRTSHFLNKFARTQAVEFLAEWSLTPSNVAFLRVQTGVFDPTQIGDKPKWYASSLEPIYFPVWDNGSSLANALKAMKEHENQPTDESGSDSEGAESTSSSYSSLSDFVSEMVSSDLSPSYNCSQVAQPQQMALSVDPTNVYNPPSSLQYPGVEEESTVRPESPPSTSSSHSDLSSPSFNRDSEFELNPKAQEGSQSTNDKEEGGSFESDSASTITPRTILSAQSSVGQFGVGKRRSLATSSINDTERPATSYRSSRLSRFVVPIQPSAASLQRHPSVGNVLARASSFGTGPFSRQTSNSSNESESSTVSRQFSLGTSGQKQANEGVQRQGSNVTGNGVLRQGSQGSLFEQIANQAKDLVRETTRQSSQDGILAQMDKLKHQAKEKITEAGEDSLFAPLEQLTQQTKKAVGEATKSVQEASKTALEASKTAAGVSKNTLDDLTYVSKSTFGDLTKSAKEVAAKKGLLKGLSDTQHSPPSPPGILQRRDSSNTQLVASDNRAGRREIGRDFFSNISSDLNGIAAQTSNMFSDLFGSKNSSRNTGLPQSQKADKKTPILGPFPKSKTGLVERSSLIKHSTNKANQEDIQRMQNAERSSTNSDNQAFLTDVVNQVLAGEGVGWLKLNRLKKLMEDESYRDLVVTKLNKGLNKKISPDDHIDDVCISKPVYKGMLKCLQAVAHGLGHTYNNFGLGGMASVYQLMEIAHTHYWSKDLSEGGFDSSLMSQTSSPFGSKENLRSPQSPTHPEFSDASQRSDAPQVHLEMPHGHSTTHESSQSTTDMFLDMFTKKGKFLSRLTSFDSESGRGGGTGSSEALSTDGGSIITNPAFRQAHQASFRSTVSDSEVEQGNFSRQPKPRTGSVWSSKSSLSTGFRYHGGSLVPTTTAPSPEAARTYLFEGLLGKERSSLWDQMQFWEDAFLDAVSQERDMIGMDQGPGEMMERYKSLSESEKKRLEHDEDRLLCTLLHNLTAILVMLNVDKNEVKRKVRRLLGKSHIGLIYSQELNQLLDQIHNLYGNDIDLKPLTSRQMHRQSFTVHAGVDAEGDLRFLEVRHDGLVLRSVNGVIVERWWYERLVNMTYSPKNKVLCLWRRNGGQTQLHKYYTKKCKDLYYCIKDAMEKAAARGRGANVGAELGGEFPVQDMRTGEGGLLQVCMEGVGLLFANSKFFVRLDHIRKCFTQKDGIFVLEEFNPKTRQVIQRKYKSQMANELCHCMHRIFSVAFTLSELSDANSENENA, from the exons ATGGATATACAGAAAAAGCACCTGTGCCCCCGCTTGGTGGATTATCTCGCCATTGTGGGGGCCAGACTGCCCTCAGTCTCTCGTCAGCCTGTGCAG GTTCCAGAATTATTGCGAAGATATCCGGTGGAAGATCACAAAGATTTTCCATTACCGTTGGATATGGTTTATTTCTGCCAACCTGAAGGTTGCACCAGCGTGGGACCGAAACGCACAGCTTTACGAGAGGCTACTTCCTTTACGTTTACACTCACAGATAAAGATtctg gGAAAACTCGCTATGGGATCtgtgtaaatttttatcgaccAATAGAAAGGGTAGGAGTTGCAGTTGGAAGTGGGGTCTCAATGAAAAGGGACAAATATAATACCACATTTCGAAGGGAAAGTTGGAGGAAAAGCATGGAAAAGAGCACAGATTCTGCCTTTTCTAG CGACTATAGGAGCAGTGCAATTGGTCCTAGTGATTCTGAAAAAGATTGTCCGAGTAGTAGAAGAGACTCTGACACTTCACATATTCCAAGTGCACCGAGATTAGGTATCACTGCACCAAGTGGAGACAGTGAAAGTGGAGGAAGTCATTCTCCATCTCCACGTGCTTCACGTAGACGACAG AGAATACGAAATCACTCGCTCACGTCGTTATGTATCATCTCTCATCATCCGTTCTTTTCGATGTTCCGAGAATGCcttttcatattgaaaaagattatCGACGCGTGCAATGAGAGTTCCTCGCCGCAGAAAGTTGGTGCTTCTAGACAAACTAATAG AGATACAGTGTGGAGCGTTTTAACGGGTCAAACATTGGAGGGAACACCATCGATAGTGTTGCATGATGTCCGTGAGATCGAGACATGGATATTGCGATTGTTAAGCAGTCCTGTTCCAGTTCCAACAAAGACACGCGTCGAGATCGAGATTGTGTCGCAAAGTATGCAGCCACCACTCTGTTTTGCACTCCCAGATCACACTAGATTTTCTCTTGTTGATTTCCCTCTGCATCTACCCCTGGAACTTCTTGGCGTTGACATATGCTTGAAAGTCCTCACGTTGATTCTCTTGGAGCACAAG aTCGTGTTACAATCCCGCGACTACAATGCCTTGTCGATGTCCGTAATGGCGTTCGTTACGATGATTTATCCTTTGGAATATATGTTCCCTGCAATACCATTGTTACCCACGTGCATGAGCTGCGCGGAACAATTGTTGCTTGCACCTACACCATTTGTTATCGGAATACCCGCTACttttttattgtacaaaaCGAACTTTAAAATGCCCGATGACATTTGGCTAGTGGATCTAGACAGCAATAAAATAAACCCACCTACTGGTCTGGGTGATCAATTGCCTCCATTGCCCGAACCAGAAGGCACCGAATTAAAGAACCATTTGAAACAG GCAATGCAACTGATGGACCAAACCGGCTCTggt gcAATGGCTAGTATGTCAATTCCGCAAACACTATCGCAAGATACTTCTCCCAGGACTTCTCTGCAAGCTCCTAGCAGAAGAGAGAGTTTAACTTCTCATTTATCTACCTTGAg CGTGTCCTCAATGAAGCATAGGCCAAGCATCGACCACTATCCCAGTCCAGCAAGTTCTCCAGGTGCCGGTGCGACTTCTGGTCACCGTCGCACTTCCATGTCTCAATCAGGTGGCTCTTCATCTCCCCAAAAACCATTCTCCTCCCAAACCGTGCAATCTTTCAATCCTTTCATCTATGGAAACGATTTGGACTCGGTAGATGTTGCCACAAGAGTTGCCATGGTTCGTTTCTTCAACTCGCAGAATCTCTTGGCGAATTTCACCGAGCATACGAGGACTCTGAGGCTGTATCCCAGACCCGTGGTCGCGTTCCAGATCAATTCTTTCCTTCGATCGAGACCACGAACTAGTcatttcttgaataaatttgcCAGGACTCAAGCGGTTGAGTTTTTGGCCGAATGGTCCCTTACGCCGAGCAATGTGGCGTTTTTGAGGGTGCAAACAGGGGTGTTCGATCCGACTCAGATAGGCGATAAACCGAAATGGTATGCCTCTAGTCTCGAGCCTATTTATTTTCCCGTTTGGGACAATGGTAGCTCGTTAGCCAATGCTCTGAAGGCAATGAAGGAACACGAGAATCAACCAACAGATGAGAGTGGATCTGATTCGGAAGGTGCTGAAAGCACGAGCTCCTCTTATTCCTCGTTGAGCGATTTTGTTTCTGAAATGGTGTCATCGGATTTGTCTCCGA gtTACAATTGTTCACAAGTAGCACAGCCTCAGCAAATGGCCTTGTCTGTAGATCCAACGAATGTTTACAATCCACCCAGTTCACTGCAATATCCTGGAGTCGAAGAAGAATCGACAGTAAGACCGGAAAGTCCACCAAGCACTTCCTCTAGTCACAGTGACTTAAGTAGCCCCAGCTTCAACAGGGATTCTGAATTCGAATTAAACCCCAAAGCTCAAGAAGGCTCACAGTCGACCAAT GATAAAGAGGAGGGTGGTAGCTTTGAATCAGATTCAGCATCCACCATAACACCACGCACAATCCTGAGCGCACAAAGTTCGGTGGGACAGTTCGGAGTAGGGAAGAGACGTTCTTTAGCAACGTCGAGCATCAACGACACCGAACGTCCCGCCACATCTTACAGGAGTTCCCGTCTCAGTAGATTTGTCGTTCCA ATACAACCAAGCGCAGCAAGTCTCCAGCGTCATCCAAGTGTTGGCAACGTTTTGGCGAGGGCGTCGAGTTTTGGTACAGGGCCATTTTCTCGACAGACGAGCAACAGCAGCAACGAGAGCGAATCGTCCACGGTTTCTCGACAATTTTCATTGGGTACCAGTGGGCAGAAGCAAGCCAACGAGGGTGTGCAAAGGCAGGGTTCCAACGTGACTGGAAACGGTGTTCTACGACAGGGTTCTCAAGGATCCCTGTTCGAACAAATAGCCAATCAGGCGAAGGATTTAGTTCGAGAAACTACTAGGCAGAGCAGTCAGGATGGAATTCTTGCTCAGATGGACaag TTAAAACATCAGGCAAAAGAGAAGATCACAGAAGCTGGGGAAGATAGTCTTTTTGCACCATTGGAACAA TTGACGCAACAGACTAAGAAAGCTGTAGGAGAGGCAACGAAATCCGTGCAAGAAGCTTCGAAAACCGCTTTGGAGGCGAGCAAAACTGCAGCTGGAGTCAGCAAAAATACACTCGATGATTTAACGTATGTGAGCAAGAGCACTTTTGGAGATTTGACGAAAAGTGCCAAAGAAGTTGCTGCGAAAAAAGGTTTACTCAag ggCCTTAGCGATACACAGCATTCACCTCCATCGCCTCCTGGAATATTACAACGAAGGGATTCGAGTAATACACAATTGGTCGCTTCGGATAATCGCGCAGGGCGGCGGGAAATCGGACGTGATTTTTTCAGCAATATTAGTAGTGATTTAAATGGCATTGCTGCGCAAACAAGCAACATGTTTAGCGATCTGTTtg GCAGTAAAAATAGTTCTAGAAATACCGGTCTCCCACAGTCGCAAAAGGCGGATAAGAAGACACCGATACTCGGACCTTTTCCTAAaa GTAAAACAGGACTGGTGGAACGATCATCATTGATAAAACATTCGACGAACAAAGCTAATCAGGAAGACATCCAAAGGATGCAGAATGCAGAGAGGTCTAGTACAAATAGCGACAATCAAGCTTTCTTGACTGac GTGGTGAATCAAGTTTTAGCCGGTGAAGGTGTTGGCTGGCTGAAATTAAACAGGCTAAAAAAACTAATGGAGGATGAAAGCTATCGAGACTTGGTAGTaacgaaattgaataaaggacttaataaaaaaattagtccTGATGATCATATCGATGATgtg tgtATCTCGAAACCAGTTTACAAGGGAATGCTAAAGTGCCTTCAAGCAGTGGCTCATGGTCTTGGACACACTTACAATAATTTCGGCCTGGGAGGAATGGCATCAGTTTATCAGTTAATGGAGATCGCACACACTCACTATTGGAGCAAGGATCTTTCAGAGGGAGGTTTCGATAGTTCTTTAATGTCTCAG ACATCTAGTCCATTTGGTAGCAAGGAAAACTTGAGGTCTCCGCAGTCTCCTACTCACCCTGAATTTTCAGACGCATCTCAAAGATCgg atGCACCTCAAGTTCATTTGGAAATGCCACACGGTCATTCAACAACGCATGAAAGTAGCCAATCGACGACAGACATGTTCCTCGACATGTTCACTAAAAAAGGAAAGTTCCTCAGCAGGCTAACGTCCTTCGACTCTGAG AGTGGGCGGGGAGGTGGAACAGGAAGCAGCGAAGCTTTATCCACAGATGGAGGTAGCATAATCACTAATCCTGCTTTTCGTCAAGCGCACCAGGCTTCTTTCCGAAGCACTGTCTCTGATAGCGAGGTCGAACAAGGCAAT TTTTCACGACAACCGAAGCCACGAACCGGAAGCGTTTGGTCCAGCAAGTCTTCCTTAAGTACCGGTTTTCGATATCATGGAGGAAGCTTGGTACCTACTACGACCGCTCCTAGTCCTGAAGCTGCAAGAACGTACTTATTCGaag gtTTGTTGGGGAAAGAAAGATCATCGCTTTGGGATCAGATGCAATTTTGGGAGGATGCATTTTTGGATGCAGTGTCTCAAGAAAGAGACATGATAGGCATGGATCAAGGTCCAGGAGAAATGATGGAAAG ATATAAGAGTTTGAGCGAAAGTGAAAAGAAACGATTGGAACATGACGAAGATAGACTATTGTGCACTCTGTTGCACAATTTGACTGCTATTTTAGTAATGCTGAACGTGGATAAAAACGAGGTGAAACGTAAAGTGAGAAGATTATTGGGAAAAAGCCACATCGGTCTGATCTACAGTCAGGAGCTCAATCAACTTCTCGACCAAATACATAATCTC TATGGAAACGATATAGATCTAAAGCCTCTAACATCTAGACAAATGCATCGTCAATCATTCACCGTGCATGCTGGCGTCGATGCAGAAGGTGATTTACGATTCCTCGAGGTCCGTCACGACGGACTTGTCCTTAGATCTGTGAATGGCGTGATCGTCGAAAGATGGTGGTATGAACGTTTGGTGAATATGACCTACAGTCCGAAGAACAAAGTGTTGTGCCTTTGGCGACGAAACGGCGGACAAACACAACTGCATAAGTATTATACCAAAAAG tgcaAGGATCtatattattgcataaaaGATGCAATGGAGAAGGCAGCAGCTCGTGGACGTGGCGCGAATGTGGGTGCTGAACTTGGAGGTGAATTTCCGGTTCAGGATATGCGCACCGGTGAGGGTGGTCTTCTTCAGGTTTGCATGGAGGGCGTGGGTCTCCTCTTCGCGAATAGCAAG TTTTTTGTAAGACTCGATCATATCCGCAAGTGCTTTACTCAGAAGGATGGGATCTTTGTATTGGAAGAATTCA aTCCTAAAACTAGACAAGTAATTCAACGTAAATATAAGTCTCAAATG GCCAATGAACTGTGCCACTGCATGCACAGGATATTCTCCGTTGCCTTTACGTTATCTGAACTCTCTGATGCCAACTCCGAAAACGAAAATGCATGA
- the LOC107993345 gene encoding MAP kinase-activating death domain protein isoform X8: MDIQKKHLCPRLVDYLAIVGARLPSVSRQPVQVPELLRRYPVEDHKDFPLPLDMVYFCQPEGCTSVGPKRTALREATSFTFTLTDKDSGKTRYGICVNFYRPIERVGVAVGSGVSMKRDKYNTTFRRESWRKSMEKSTDSAFSSDYRSSAIGPSDSEKDCPSSRRDSDTSHIPSAPRLGITAPSGDSESGGSHSPSPRASRRRQRIRNHSLTSLCIISHHPFFSMFRECLFILKKIIDACNESSSPQKVGASRQTNRDTVWSVLTGQTLEGTPSIVLHDVREIETWILRLLSSPVPVPTKTRVEIEIVSQSMQPPLCFALPDHTRFSLVDFPLHLPLELLGVDICLKVLTLILLEHKIVLQSRDYNALSMSVMAFVTMIYPLEYMFPAIPLLPTCMSCAEQLLLAPTPFVIGIPATFLLYKTNFKMPDDIWLVDLDSNKINPPTGLGDQLPPLPEPEGTELKNHLKQAMQLMDQTGSGAMASMSIPQTLSQDTSPRTSLQAPSRRESLTSHLSTLSVSSMKHRPSIDHYPSPASSPGAGATSGHRRTSMSQSGGSSSPQKPFSSQTVQSFNPFIYGNDLDSVDVATRVAMVRFFNSQNLLANFTEHTRTLRLYPRPVVAFQINSFLRSRPRTSHFLNKFARTQAVEFLAEWSLTPSNVAFLRVQTGVFDPTQIGDKPKWYASSLEPIYFPVWDNGSSLANALKAMKEHENQPTDESGSDSEGAESTSSSYSSLSDFVSEMVSSDLSPSYNCSQVAQPQQMALSVDPTNVYNPPSSLQYPGVEEESTVRPESPPSTSSSHSDLSSPSFNRDSEFELNPKAQEGSQSTNDKEEGGSFESDSASTITPRTILSAQSSVGQFGVGKRRSLATSSINDTERPATSYRSSRLSRFVVPIQPSAASLQRHPSVGNVLARASSFGTGPFSRQTSNSSNESESSTVSRQFSLGTSGQKQANEGVQRQGSNVTGNGVLRQGSQGSLFEQIANQAKDLVRETTRQSSQDGILAQMDKLKHQAKEKITEAGEDSLFAPLEQLTQQTKKAVGEATKSVQEASKTALEASKTAAGVSKNTLDDLTYVSKSTFGDLTKSAKEVAAKKGLLKGLSDTQHSPPSPPGILQRRDSSNTQLVASDNRAGRREIGRDFFSNISSDLNGIAAQTSNMFSDLFGSKNSSRNTGLPQSQKADKKTPILGPFPKSKTGLVERSSLIKHSTNKANQEDIQRMQNAERSSTNSDNQAFLTDVVNQVLAGEGVGWLKLNRLKKLMEDESYRDLVVTKLNKGLNKKISPDDHIDDVCISKPVYKGMLKCLQAVAHGLGHTYNNFGLGGMASVYQLMEIAHTHYWSKDLSEGGFDSSLMSQTSSPFGSKENLRSPQSPTHPEFSDASQRSDAPQVHLEMPHGHSTTHESSQSTTDMFLDMFTKKGKFLSRLTSFDSESGRGGGTGSSEALSTDGGSIITNPAFRQAHQASFRSTVSDSEVEQGNFSRQPKPRTGSVWSSKSSLSTGFRYHGGSLVPTTTAPSPEAARTYLFEGLLGKERSSLWDQMQFWEDAFLDAVSQERDMIGMDQGPGEMMERYKSLSESEKKRLEHDEDRLLCTLLHNLTAILVMLNVDKNEVKRKVRRLLGKSHIGLIYSQELNQLLDQIHNLYGNDIDLKPLTSRQMHRQSFTVHAGVDAEGDLRFLEVRHDGLVLRSVNGVIVERWWYERLVNMTYSPKNKVLCLWRRNGGQTQLHKYYTKKCKDLYYCIKDAMEKAAARGRGANVGAELGGEFPVQDMRTGEGGLLQVCMEGVGLLFANSKDFEFFVRLDHIRKCFTQKDGIFVLEEFNPKTRQVIQRKYKSQMANELCHCMHRIFSVAFTLSELSDANSENENA; encoded by the exons ATGGATATACAGAAAAAGCACCTGTGCCCCCGCTTGGTGGATTATCTCGCCATTGTGGGGGCCAGACTGCCCTCAGTCTCTCGTCAGCCTGTGCAG GTTCCAGAATTATTGCGAAGATATCCGGTGGAAGATCACAAAGATTTTCCATTACCGTTGGATATGGTTTATTTCTGCCAACCTGAAGGTTGCACCAGCGTGGGACCGAAACGCACAGCTTTACGAGAGGCTACTTCCTTTACGTTTACACTCACAGATAAAGATtctg gGAAAACTCGCTATGGGATCtgtgtaaatttttatcgaccAATAGAAAGGGTAGGAGTTGCAGTTGGAAGTGGGGTCTCAATGAAAAGGGACAAATATAATACCACATTTCGAAGGGAAAGTTGGAGGAAAAGCATGGAAAAGAGCACAGATTCTGCCTTTTCTAG CGACTATAGGAGCAGTGCAATTGGTCCTAGTGATTCTGAAAAAGATTGTCCGAGTAGTAGAAGAGACTCTGACACTTCACATATTCCAAGTGCACCGAGATTAGGTATCACTGCACCAAGTGGAGACAGTGAAAGTGGAGGAAGTCATTCTCCATCTCCACGTGCTTCACGTAGACGACAG AGAATACGAAATCACTCGCTCACGTCGTTATGTATCATCTCTCATCATCCGTTCTTTTCGATGTTCCGAGAATGCcttttcatattgaaaaagattatCGACGCGTGCAATGAGAGTTCCTCGCCGCAGAAAGTTGGTGCTTCTAGACAAACTAATAG AGATACAGTGTGGAGCGTTTTAACGGGTCAAACATTGGAGGGAACACCATCGATAGTGTTGCATGATGTCCGTGAGATCGAGACATGGATATTGCGATTGTTAAGCAGTCCTGTTCCAGTTCCAACAAAGACACGCGTCGAGATCGAGATTGTGTCGCAAAGTATGCAGCCACCACTCTGTTTTGCACTCCCAGATCACACTAGATTTTCTCTTGTTGATTTCCCTCTGCATCTACCCCTGGAACTTCTTGGCGTTGACATATGCTTGAAAGTCCTCACGTTGATTCTCTTGGAGCACAAG aTCGTGTTACAATCCCGCGACTACAATGCCTTGTCGATGTCCGTAATGGCGTTCGTTACGATGATTTATCCTTTGGAATATATGTTCCCTGCAATACCATTGTTACCCACGTGCATGAGCTGCGCGGAACAATTGTTGCTTGCACCTACACCATTTGTTATCGGAATACCCGCTACttttttattgtacaaaaCGAACTTTAAAATGCCCGATGACATTTGGCTAGTGGATCTAGACAGCAATAAAATAAACCCACCTACTGGTCTGGGTGATCAATTGCCTCCATTGCCCGAACCAGAAGGCACCGAATTAAAGAACCATTTGAAACAG GCAATGCAACTGATGGACCAAACCGGCTCTggt gcAATGGCTAGTATGTCAATTCCGCAAACACTATCGCAAGATACTTCTCCCAGGACTTCTCTGCAAGCTCCTAGCAGAAGAGAGAGTTTAACTTCTCATTTATCTACCTTGAg CGTGTCCTCAATGAAGCATAGGCCAAGCATCGACCACTATCCCAGTCCAGCAAGTTCTCCAGGTGCCGGTGCGACTTCTGGTCACCGTCGCACTTCCATGTCTCAATCAGGTGGCTCTTCATCTCCCCAAAAACCATTCTCCTCCCAAACCGTGCAATCTTTCAATCCTTTCATCTATGGAAACGATTTGGACTCGGTAGATGTTGCCACAAGAGTTGCCATGGTTCGTTTCTTCAACTCGCAGAATCTCTTGGCGAATTTCACCGAGCATACGAGGACTCTGAGGCTGTATCCCAGACCCGTGGTCGCGTTCCAGATCAATTCTTTCCTTCGATCGAGACCACGAACTAGTcatttcttgaataaatttgcCAGGACTCAAGCGGTTGAGTTTTTGGCCGAATGGTCCCTTACGCCGAGCAATGTGGCGTTTTTGAGGGTGCAAACAGGGGTGTTCGATCCGACTCAGATAGGCGATAAACCGAAATGGTATGCCTCTAGTCTCGAGCCTATTTATTTTCCCGTTTGGGACAATGGTAGCTCGTTAGCCAATGCTCTGAAGGCAATGAAGGAACACGAGAATCAACCAACAGATGAGAGTGGATCTGATTCGGAAGGTGCTGAAAGCACGAGCTCCTCTTATTCCTCGTTGAGCGATTTTGTTTCTGAAATGGTGTCATCGGATTTGTCTCCGA gtTACAATTGTTCACAAGTAGCACAGCCTCAGCAAATGGCCTTGTCTGTAGATCCAACGAATGTTTACAATCCACCCAGTTCACTGCAATATCCTGGAGTCGAAGAAGAATCGACAGTAAGACCGGAAAGTCCACCAAGCACTTCCTCTAGTCACAGTGACTTAAGTAGCCCCAGCTTCAACAGGGATTCTGAATTCGAATTAAACCCCAAAGCTCAAGAAGGCTCACAGTCGACCAAT GATAAAGAGGAGGGTGGTAGCTTTGAATCAGATTCAGCATCCACCATAACACCACGCACAATCCTGAGCGCACAAAGTTCGGTGGGACAGTTCGGAGTAGGGAAGAGACGTTCTTTAGCAACGTCGAGCATCAACGACACCGAACGTCCCGCCACATCTTACAGGAGTTCCCGTCTCAGTAGATTTGTCGTTCCA ATACAACCAAGCGCAGCAAGTCTCCAGCGTCATCCAAGTGTTGGCAACGTTTTGGCGAGGGCGTCGAGTTTTGGTACAGGGCCATTTTCTCGACAGACGAGCAACAGCAGCAACGAGAGCGAATCGTCCACGGTTTCTCGACAATTTTCATTGGGTACCAGTGGGCAGAAGCAAGCCAACGAGGGTGTGCAAAGGCAGGGTTCCAACGTGACTGGAAACGGTGTTCTACGACAGGGTTCTCAAGGATCCCTGTTCGAACAAATAGCCAATCAGGCGAAGGATTTAGTTCGAGAAACTACTAGGCAGAGCAGTCAGGATGGAATTCTTGCTCAGATGGACaag TTAAAACATCAGGCAAAAGAGAAGATCACAGAAGCTGGGGAAGATAGTCTTTTTGCACCATTGGAACAA TTGACGCAACAGACTAAGAAAGCTGTAGGAGAGGCAACGAAATCCGTGCAAGAAGCTTCGAAAACCGCTTTGGAGGCGAGCAAAACTGCAGCTGGAGTCAGCAAAAATACACTCGATGATTTAACGTATGTGAGCAAGAGCACTTTTGGAGATTTGACGAAAAGTGCCAAAGAAGTTGCTGCGAAAAAAGGTTTACTCAag ggCCTTAGCGATACACAGCATTCACCTCCATCGCCTCCTGGAATATTACAACGAAGGGATTCGAGTAATACACAATTGGTCGCTTCGGATAATCGCGCAGGGCGGCGGGAAATCGGACGTGATTTTTTCAGCAATATTAGTAGTGATTTAAATGGCATTGCTGCGCAAACAAGCAACATGTTTAGCGATCTGTTtg GCAGTAAAAATAGTTCTAGAAATACCGGTCTCCCACAGTCGCAAAAGGCGGATAAGAAGACACCGATACTCGGACCTTTTCCTAAaa GTAAAACAGGACTGGTGGAACGATCATCATTGATAAAACATTCGACGAACAAAGCTAATCAGGAAGACATCCAAAGGATGCAGAATGCAGAGAGGTCTAGTACAAATAGCGACAATCAAGCTTTCTTGACTGac GTGGTGAATCAAGTTTTAGCCGGTGAAGGTGTTGGCTGGCTGAAATTAAACAGGCTAAAAAAACTAATGGAGGATGAAAGCTATCGAGACTTGGTAGTaacgaaattgaataaaggacttaataaaaaaattagtccTGATGATCATATCGATGATgtg tgtATCTCGAAACCAGTTTACAAGGGAATGCTAAAGTGCCTTCAAGCAGTGGCTCATGGTCTTGGACACACTTACAATAATTTCGGCCTGGGAGGAATGGCATCAGTTTATCAGTTAATGGAGATCGCACACACTCACTATTGGAGCAAGGATCTTTCAGAGGGAGGTTTCGATAGTTCTTTAATGTCTCAG ACATCTAGTCCATTTGGTAGCAAGGAAAACTTGAGGTCTCCGCAGTCTCCTACTCACCCTGAATTTTCAGACGCATCTCAAAGATCgg atGCACCTCAAGTTCATTTGGAAATGCCACACGGTCATTCAACAACGCATGAAAGTAGCCAATCGACGACAGACATGTTCCTCGACATGTTCACTAAAAAAGGAAAGTTCCTCAGCAGGCTAACGTCCTTCGACTCTGAG AGTGGGCGGGGAGGTGGAACAGGAAGCAGCGAAGCTTTATCCACAGATGGAGGTAGCATAATCACTAATCCTGCTTTTCGTCAAGCGCACCAGGCTTCTTTCCGAAGCACTGTCTCTGATAGCGAGGTCGAACAAGGCAAT TTTTCACGACAACCGAAGCCACGAACCGGAAGCGTTTGGTCCAGCAAGTCTTCCTTAAGTACCGGTTTTCGATATCATGGAGGAAGCTTGGTACCTACTACGACCGCTCCTAGTCCTGAAGCTGCAAGAACGTACTTATTCGaag gtTTGTTGGGGAAAGAAAGATCATCGCTTTGGGATCAGATGCAATTTTGGGAGGATGCATTTTTGGATGCAGTGTCTCAAGAAAGAGACATGATAGGCATGGATCAAGGTCCAGGAGAAATGATGGAAAG ATATAAGAGTTTGAGCGAAAGTGAAAAGAAACGATTGGAACATGACGAAGATAGACTATTGTGCACTCTGTTGCACAATTTGACTGCTATTTTAGTAATGCTGAACGTGGATAAAAACGAGGTGAAACGTAAAGTGAGAAGATTATTGGGAAAAAGCCACATCGGTCTGATCTACAGTCAGGAGCTCAATCAACTTCTCGACCAAATACATAATCTC TATGGAAACGATATAGATCTAAAGCCTCTAACATCTAGACAAATGCATCGTCAATCATTCACCGTGCATGCTGGCGTCGATGCAGAAGGTGATTTACGATTCCTCGAGGTCCGTCACGACGGACTTGTCCTTAGATCTGTGAATGGCGTGATCGTCGAAAGATGGTGGTATGAACGTTTGGTGAATATGACCTACAGTCCGAAGAACAAAGTGTTGTGCCTTTGGCGACGAAACGGCGGACAAACACAACTGCATAAGTATTATACCAAAAAG tgcaAGGATCtatattattgcataaaaGATGCAATGGAGAAGGCAGCAGCTCGTGGACGTGGCGCGAATGTGGGTGCTGAACTTGGAGGTGAATTTCCGGTTCAGGATATGCGCACCGGTGAGGGTGGTCTTCTTCAGGTTTGCATGGAGGGCGTGGGTCTCCTCTTCGCGAATAGCAAG GATTTCGAG TTTTTTGTAAGACTCGATCATATCCGCAAGTGCTTTACTCAGAAGGATGGGATCTTTGTATTGGAAGAATTCA aTCCTAAAACTAGACAAGTAATTCAACGTAAATATAAGTCTCAAATG GCCAATGAACTGTGCCACTGCATGCACAGGATATTCTCCGTTGCCTTTACGTTATCTGAACTCTCTGATGCCAACTCCGAAAACGAAAATGCATGA